The DNA region GCAGCGCCACGCATATGCGCACCACCTTCTCCCGGCGGCTAAACGTGACACCGAAACAATACCGGCAGCGATTTCGCGGCGAGGCCAGCAAACAGCCATGGCTGGCTAACAGCGCCGGCAAGCAGGTTGCTTTTCAAGGACTGTCGCATCTGTGACTGACGCCGACTCTCCTCAATCCCTTCCCGATATCCTTGCACCCGGCTTGCCGCTCATATTCGTCGGAATCAATCCGGGTATCCGTGCGGCATCAACGGGCCACCACTTTGCGGGCAGAGGCAACCGGTTCTGGCGGGTGATGCATCTGGCGGGTTTTACTCCCGGACAGATTCGGCCCGAAGACGACCGCACGGTTCTTCGCTATGGCTACGGTCTTACCGCGGTGGTCTCGCGGCCAACCGCGCGCGCCGCCGATCTGTCGCGATCGGAGCTCGAACTGGCCGGTGATGATTTTCGGCGCAAGGTCGAGCGGTACGCGCCGCGGCATGTTGCTTTCCTCGGAAAAATGGCGCTTGCGGCGATCTCCGGCACACGTTCCATCCATTGGGGACTGCAAACAGAGCCATTCGGCGGCGCATGTGCGTGGGTGTTACCCAATCCGAGCGGACTGAACAGGGCATTCGACCTCGATGCGCTGGTTGTCGCCTACCGCGAGGTTCGCATTGCGGTAGCGTCCACGCCTTGAAGGTGCGCGTTCTTGCGCAATGTCCCCGTCACGAAATCCACGAAGGCGCGAATCTTGCCGCTGCTGCTTCGTCGCTCCACATGAAGCAGGCTCACCGGGATCGACTCGGGCTCGAACGACGTCAGGACGGGTCGGAGCTTGCCGTCAAGTACCTCGGGAGCCGCTTGATACGACAGCAACTGGATTATCCCCACTCCGTCGACGGCCGCGAGAACAGCAGCGGGGCCGAGGTCGACGATCATTCGCGGCCGCAGCCTGACCGGTAACCTCGAACCGTTTTCGTTGTACACCCATTCGAGCGGAAGCGAGACGCCCGTGAAAGATACGCAATGGTGATTGGCCAGATCTTTGGGGTGAAGCGGTTCCCCATGCACGGCAAGATAAGAGGGAGCCGCATACGTGCAACGCCGCACGAACCCTAACGGAATCGCGAACGCCGAGGAATCCCCGAGATGGCCGACACGGATCGCGATATCGACGCCTTCCTCCAGAAGCCGCGTAGTTCGATCGACGTACACCGCCTTGATGCCGACGTCCGGATAACGCAGTGCGAAGGCGTTGACCAGCGGAGCGACATAGCGCTGGCCGAACAGCACTGGTGCGGAAACGGTCAACGTCCCTACGGGATTGAGCTGATCGGCGGCAATGTTGGCTTCCGCATCCGTGATGGTGTCCAGCACCTTCCTGCAGGCTTCGAGGTATGCCATACCTGCGTCCGTTGGACGAACCGATCGCGTCGTCCGGGCGAGCAGATGCGTACCGAGACGGGACTCCAGCGAACTGACCGCCCGCGAGACCGCGCCGGCCGACATGCCGAATTTTTCGGCCGCGCCGGTAAAGCTGCCCCGGTCGACAATGGCGACGAACACCTCCATCTCACGCAATCTTTCCATTCCGTTCTCCAACCTGGTCACCGCGTCAACACGCCGCGATTCTATGCGCTGCGATCCGCACGTTAATGATTCGTGTCGCCGAATGGCTCAAAGAAAACACAAAATGTCCCAGGCCAAACGCTTTCCGGATTTCAGAAAGCGGTCGTTCAGATTTTCCACGCCAGAAGAATTGCCTTTGCGGCTCGAAAGAGACTCTTTCGCACAGTGATGGTGATCGGAACGCCGATGTCCGATTGGCTAAATTCACCAACTCATTGGCCCAATAATCAACTAGCCTGGACTCCGATGAATCGGCCAGTCCCGCACAATTACCGCAAGCGCCAGGTATCGGTCATGCGGCAACGAATCCGCCAACGGCGCTGGCTTCGCGCATTCACCACGACGCGTCGTATCGCCAACCCAATGTAAGAGGTACTCATGTTCTCCGCCATGCTTGAAGTTAACCCGAAGCCCGAACAGTTCGACGCCTATCTCGGCATGGCCGGCATGCTGCGGCCCGAACTCGAGAAGATCGAAGGCTTCATCGACAACACGCGCTATGCGAGTCTCACCCGCGAAGGCTGGCTTCTTTCGCTGTCGAGCTGGCGTGACGAGAAGTCGCTCGTGCGCTGGCGCACCACCACGTCGCATCACAAGATACAGCAGGCTGCGCGCGATCGCGTCTTCGCCGACTATCGCCTGCGCATCGGCCAGGTTGTCAGCGATAACCAGGTGCCTGCCGGACAGGTCCTGCGTGAGCAGCGCCTGGATGTCACCGAAACGGGCCGTGGCACCGCCGTGACGCTGCTCGATGCGGCACGCTCGCCGGAGTGGCTCGAGCAGACTGACGCCGAAGGGGTGGCGAAATCACTCGGCGTCGATACGAGCGCACCCGGCCTCGTCTCGTGGGACGTATTCGAGGCACTGATGACACCGGGCGACGTGATCGCGGTGGTGACGTGGCGCAATCAGGCGGCAGTTGAAGCGTTCGAGCGCGATGCGCGGAAGGCGGATGGCTTGCGCCAGCGGAGTATCCGCATCGTCCGTGAGTACGGCATGTTCGATCGCCGCGAAGCGCCGCAATACTTCGAAGAGGTGCAGCGCAAGCTCTAAGGGTTCGCTTAGTTCGAGCGCGGATTCTGGCACCTTCGCTCCCGCGCGAGCTGAAACGGAAAATGTTTAGATACCCTATCGACCATGAGTAGCAACGAGGCCCCCATGACTACTGGCAACCCTTTGACGCTTGGAGCGGACGCACCGGCCATCCCGCGGTCGCGGGAACCCGCTCCTGCGCCCGGGACCGAGGCTCCCGCGCAGCCGGCGCCCAGGCAAGCCGCGCTTTCGCTTCGCCTCGCGGCCGGCCTCGTTGGAATGCTGCTCGCGTCGCTGCTGGCCATTCTCAACGAACAGGTCACGGCCCTGTCGATGGCGGATGTCCAGGGTGCGCTTTCGATCGGTCACGACGACGGAACCTGGCTGACCGCGCTGTTCGAGGCGGCTAACGTCGCCACGATGGTGTTCGCGCCGTGGTTCGGGATCACCTTCACGCTCAAGCGATTTACGATCGGCGCCGTGATCGCGACCATGCTCCTCGGCGTGCTGTGCCC from Paraburkholderia aromaticivorans includes:
- the mug gene encoding G/U mismatch-specific DNA glycosylase, whose protein sequence is MTDADSPQSLPDILAPGLPLIFVGINPGIRAASTGHHFAGRGNRFWRVMHLAGFTPGQIRPEDDRTVLRYGYGLTAVVSRPTARAADLSRSELELAGDDFRRKVERYAPRHVAFLGKMALAAISGTRSIHWGLQTEPFGGACAWVLPNPSGLNRAFDLDALVVAYREVRIAVASTP
- a CDS encoding LysR family transcriptional regulator, with protein sequence MERLREMEVFVAIVDRGSFTGAAEKFGMSAGAVSRAVSSLESRLGTHLLARTTRSVRPTDAGMAYLEACRKVLDTITDAEANIAADQLNPVGTLTVSAPVLFGQRYVAPLVNAFALRYPDVGIKAVYVDRTTRLLEEGVDIAIRVGHLGDSSAFAIPLGFVRRCTYAAPSYLAVHGEPLHPKDLANHHCVSFTGVSLPLEWVYNENGSRLPVRLRPRMIVDLGPAAVLAAVDGVGIIQLLSYQAAPEVLDGKLRPVLTSFEPESIPVSLLHVERRSSSGKIRAFVDFVTGTLRKNAHLQGVDATAMRTSR
- a CDS encoding antibiotic biosynthesis monooxygenase family protein, with the protein product MFSAMLEVNPKPEQFDAYLGMAGMLRPELEKIEGFIDNTRYASLTREGWLLSLSSWRDEKSLVRWRTTTSHHKIQQAARDRVFADYRLRIGQVVSDNQVPAGQVLREQRLDVTETGRGTAVTLLDAARSPEWLEQTDAEGVAKSLGVDTSAPGLVSWDVFEALMTPGDVIAVVTWRNQAAVEAFERDARKADGLRQRSIRIVREYGMFDRREAPQYFEEVQRKL